TTAGCAACGAACTCAAGGGACTTGTTTGCCAATGCCTGTTGCTCTATCCTCACGCCCCACTTAAGGGCAAGCTTGAGTTGCCTCTGCCACTCCTTGTCCTGGAACCATGGATAGTTCATCTCTTCGATTAGCCTCTTGTAGTCCCCAGTTGGCCCTCCCTTCTTGTCCGGCGGTATCCCCTTGAGCTTCTCCGTGACGTTTTCAAGCCCATATTCCTTTATGTCATCCATTGTCATTCCAACGAACTTGGCATCTGGTGTGGCCAACTTCTCGCTGAGATAAGCTAGGTTAATTGAACCCCTCTTTATCGTGGAGTAGATGTACCAACCGTAAGGATCACCATCCGTGAAGACTATTATTGGCAATCCTTCTTCATAGTGGAGCCTGTGGATCAGCCTTCTAACACCACGTGAAGCCTGTCCCTGGGTGGCAACTATAAGACAGTTCTCCCTCTTTGGATACTTCTCCTCTATTAGACGATCTGCCATAGCAGCTGTCTCAACCACTAGAACGTAATCAACGTTTACCTCTGGGAACTGGATGTGCTCTACCGTACCTGGAACTGCCCAACCACCAGTTCCGAGCTTCGAAGCGTTGAATTCATCTTCTCCATCCTTGATGACGATATCTCCGTAAATGTATCCTCTCCTATCAGCTGTGATGTGCATCTCCTCTCTGAGAACTCCAAGCATTCTCTCGAGATCTTCAATTATTGGGTCACTCTCACTCTGGTCTTCAAAGGTGTTCTCCTTAGTCCCTGGGATCGTGTGCTTGTTTGCATAGTATGCTTCTCTTAAGCTTGCATGCTTGCCCTCACTGACGAGCCTCTTTATGTAGGCCATCAAGATCAGGGTCTGCATGAACTTCCTTGCATGAGCAACGTTCAGGAAGTACCTCTTTGAGAGCCTGTCTCCTAGTTTGATCAATCTGGATTCTTCATCAAAGTAAACATTATTTAGCCCCCTAGTTGGAACGTCAAAGTATGGATTCTTTCCAGCTTTGACGTCCTCAAGTATTCTCATGGCTAAATCTTCAAGCTTCTTGAGAACCTTTTGAGGATCATAAGAGAACTTCTCCTTAGGC
The window above is part of the Pyrococcus sp. NA2 genome. Proteins encoded here:
- a CDS encoding DNA topoisomerase IV subunit A, whose amino-acid sequence is MKLKRQKPKEKFSYDPQKVLKKLEDLAMRILEDVKAGKNPYFDVPTRGLNNVYFDEESRLIKLGDRLSKRYFLNVAHARKFMQTLILMAYIKRLVSEGKHASLREAYYANKHTIPGTKENTFEDQSESDPIIEDLERMLGVLREEMHITADRRGYIYGDIVIKDGEDEFNASKLGTGGWAVPGTVEHIQFPEVNVDYVLVVETAAMADRLIEEKYPKRENCLIVATQGQASRGVRRLIHRLHYEEGLPIIVFTDGDPYGWYIYSTIKRGSINLAYLSEKLATPDAKFVGMTMDDIKEYGLENVTEKLKGIPPDKKGGPTGDYKRLIEEMNYPWFQDKEWQRQLKLALKWGVRIEQQALANKSLEFVAKEYLPEKIREGKLLP